GTGCCGCCAGTCACTCCTATTAGCAAAATCCTACCAATTTTTGATTCCATGTCATTAGGGAAAAGCGATCGGGGACATTAAAAATTTTTGCTTGTCATGCTATATATTATTGAGCCACAAAAACCTCCTTCTGGTGGTTTGGACTGCGAGAAAGACTGCTGGTATATGGGCGATGGTCGCGACAAGCGCGTTTCACCCTCGGCATCGCGATGAAGACGAAGAAGCTACGATGGGGACAGGCTGACATAGATCGGTTTTCTCTCTACGATTTTCCTACCCGCCGCAGTGCGAATAGAGACACAATAATAAATAGAAATAACTTTTCGAGGTAAGCTATGTTTCCTTTTTGGGGTAGTAGCTGCAAAGGAGCGCGAACCTATGTCTCGCAAAAGCTTTTTAGAACGTAGGCTTTGGTTTCTCAAGTGGATGCGAGACGATCTAGAGACAAAATTAGCAGGCATTAATGCGGCGATTGGTAAAGTAGAGCAGCAGTTAGGGGAAGATGAAGCACCCGTTTGAAGTTAAAGCTTGAGGCTATATCAATACGCTACAGCTAATTAGGTAAATCCGAGCATAGTCCCAGTGAAGCAACTGGGACTTTTCGATTAGCGGTAGGGGTCAGAAGAATAGTGATAACTGCGCTAACGCACATCATACTGTTCTGGCGATTCTGCTAATAGGGGAACTGTGTTCAAGTGCATCCCCTATCTTTCTTTGTTTTCGGCTATTTAGTCTAAACTCCAGTTTTACCGACTGACTGTCTACAATTGCGGCAGTAGCTTGGGGAGATCTTTATTGCTTCAAAAGATCGCTTAGTAAAACTTGTTTGCCGTAAGGCACTTTCATTAGTAGCAATATAGTGCTTTATGCTTATCAGATTCATTCGTTAGATAGGACAGAGCTTTGAACCGCAGGCTAACCAATTGCTCGTAAAAAGGATTTAGCTTGCACAGAGGTGGAATGTGAAATAAAGTACGCCCAAAAAGCTTAATGTCTCGTTCAAAAGGGCAACTTGCTGGGATCGACTGGCATAATAATTTGGCAATCTTGCGATCGCGCACTTCTATCTTATCAAACCATTGGTCAACCAAATCCCGTAGATTGAGAAGTTTCACCATAACGATCGCTCCTTGTAATCCAGTTGAATCATGCTTGGTTTTTTGAGTCTATTCATATCAAGATGCATACTCTCGAAAAATTGGTCTGACTCCACTTTTTCGCGTTACGCTCCTTGAGTTATGAACACTAATCAATTATTGATTAGTATTCATAGTATGAAAGCTGTCTGTTTGCGATCGGGTTCAATCAGATGTATAACTTCGTGTATAACTTCTGCCAGCGGTAGGGGATAATTTAAGAGTAGAGATTACACAGCAGCGGACAGCAACAGAGGCGCGTTTTAGATCAGAGCGTCAGGAGGAAATGAGATCTAATGCTCGCATCACTAAAAGCACTTCTCACCTCAGTTGTAGACTATGCCGGACTGTTTCCCCCAGCAAAGCTTGACTTGCGACAAGCAATGGAAAATTACGTCCAAGACTCGGCATCACCCTACGCTTGGATGCTGAGTCGCTTTGTCATCCCAATTTCCCGTTTGTCGGAGTTCGCGGAACTCTTATCGGCGTTTTCTTTAAAGCATTGGTCGCTCAGTGTAATTCTTTCGGGACTGGAATCGGAAATCGAGCAGGTGCAATCGCTTCACATTGGCAACAAGGTAGCGATCGCAGCTCTTGAATTTTCTGCTCTTTCACCTCCAGAAATAGAAAGAGTGTCGTCCGCTCTTCCTACTGGAGTTGAAGCATTTTTTGAAATTCCCTTTAGTAGCGACTTAAAGCCATATTTAAAGGTTCTGCGGCATACTGGTGCAGCAGCTAAAATTCGTACTGGCGGCGCAACCATCAATGCTTTTCCCAGCGTTACTCAATTGAGCCAATGCATCTTTTCATTTGCCGAAGCCCAAGTTCCTTTTAAAGCAACCGCAGGTTTGCACCACCCCTTACCAGCTCAATATCCCTTGACCAGCGAACCAGACAGTCCTGCCACATTAATGCATGGCTTCTTGAATGTGGCAACTTTAGCAGCACTCGCATACTGGCAAAAAGTCACGCCAACAGAAGCCTTAGAACTTCTCCAAGCATCCAGCAACACTTTCCAATTCAAACAAGATAGTATTTGCTGGCGCGATCGCTGTTTAGATATTTTAGAGATAGAAGCAGCTCGACAACATTTCTTCCGCTCATTCGGTTCCTGCTCCTTTCAAGAGCCAGTCAACGACCTCAAGCATGTTTTAAATTAGTAATTGGTAATTGGTAATTGTGTGGTGCGCGATTTAATTTTGAATTTTGAATTTTGAATTGCTCCCTTGTCCCCCGTGTCTCCCTTGTCTCCCTCATGATCTGTCCCATCAATCGCACCCACAATCCAAATTTACGCAGTTGGGTTGAATCGGCAAATCAAAAGGACACTGATTTTCCGATCCAAAACCTGCCGTTTGGCGTGTTTCGACCTCGGAACAGCAATAATTCTCGAATTGGGGTGGCGATTGGCGATCGAATTTTAGATTTAACTGCGTGTTGTCAAACTGGATTGCTGCAAGAACTTTCCCAGGAACTACAAGCTGCATGTACTGCACCTAGATTAAATCAATTGATGGCGATGGGAAGTAGAGCAGCCTCAGCATTGCGCGATCGCTTGAGTCAGCTCTTACGAGCCGATGCCCAAAATCCCCCCTTAGAAAGCAAAATTCTTTACTCGATGTCTGAGGCAGAACTTTTATTACCTGCGGATATCGGCGATTATACTGATTTCTATGCTTCGATCTTTCATGCCACTAATGTTGGTAAGTTGTTTCGTCCCGACAATCCACTCCTGCCTAACTACAAATACGTCCCGATCGCTTACCACGGTCGTGCTTCTTCCATCGTGCCTAGCGGGACTGCGATCGCGCGTCCTAAGGGTCAGAGGAGAAGTTCTGGGGAGTCAGTGCCAAGTTTCGGATTTTCTCAACATTTGGACTACGAACTGGAAGTTGGTTTCTTCATTGGTAATGGAAATCAGCTAGGTCACCCCATCTCAATTGATGATGCGGAGGAACACATATTTGGGCTTTGCTTGGTGAACGATTGGTCGGCAAGAGATATTCAAGCTTGGGAATATCAGCCCCTCGGTCCCTTCTTATCCAAAAGCTTCGCAACGACAATTTCTCCTTGGGTAGTAACCCTAGAAGCTCTAGCACCATTCCGTTGTGCATCTTTTCAACGTCCCCAGGAAGATCCGCTACCACTGCCTTATCTTTCCTCAGCACATGATACTAAACTAGGTGGCATTGACCTTACGGTAGAAGCACTAGTCTGCTCAGAGCAAATGCGTGTTATGGGAATGCAGCCGTTGCGCCTAAGTCGCGCTTCTTTCAAATCGATGTATTGGACTTTAGCTCAGATGCTCGCTCACCACTCAAGTAATGGTTGCAATCTCCGCTCTGGAGATTTGCTAGCCAGTGGCACAGTTTCTGGTGCTGAAGCAGGAACGCAAGGATGTTTACTCGAAATCACTCAGCGTGGCTCAAAGTTGATTCAACTGCCAACAGGCGAGGTAAGTTCCTACCTAAATGACGGAGATGAAATTGAGCTGCGCGGATACTGCGAGCAGGAAGGCTATGCCAGAGTTGGTTTTGGAGAGTGTCGAGGTAGAATTCTCTCAACTAGCTGACATTCCATTAATACTATGTCTATTTGCTGGAATGGCGACGTATCTTTGAGAGTAGTTAACAGTTGTCCATTCGAGAATTGATTGGGTTTTTACCTATGCGAGAATGCTAACAATCTCTCTACGCCTACATTTCATTGCTAGCTCCAAAGGGGTATCCCCATACTTGCTTCTAGTATTTAACTGTGCGCTCGCATCTACGAGTAGCTTGACCCCTTCAATATTATTTTGCACAACCGCATCGTGGAGAGCAGAATACCCGTTGTATGGACCCTGAGCATTGAGATCGATCCCATATTCAATTAGAACTTTCATCACTGCTGGATACCCCAGATAAGAAGCGGCGTGAAGTGCAGTTCCTTTCATGCTAGAGTCAACCGCACGAATATTAGCACCAGAGTTAAGCAACAGCCTGACCATTTCAGAGTCACCATTGGCAGCACTAATTATGAGCAGGCTATTTCCATAACTGTCCGTTTGGTTAGCGTCCGCTCCGCTAGCAATCAATTTTTTTGCTAATTCGAGGTTATTGTCGTTCACGGCAGCAACCAGACTGGTACTCGTAACTAAATTAGTTTTCATCAGTTTGTCCTCATGTTTGACGAATTTTTACACTACACATTTAAGAGTGCAAATTAAATCTTAAAAAAATCTTAAGATAGGAAGCGTCAGATTGCTAGGGTGAAACTTTTTGAGTGAGTTAGCATTCTTTTGACTGTATGCGGTATACAG
This window of the Chroococcidiopsis thermalis PCC 7203 genome carries:
- the fahA gene encoding fumarylacetoacetase yields the protein MICPINRTHNPNLRSWVESANQKDTDFPIQNLPFGVFRPRNSNNSRIGVAIGDRILDLTACCQTGLLQELSQELQAACTAPRLNQLMAMGSRAASALRDRLSQLLRADAQNPPLESKILYSMSEAELLLPADIGDYTDFYASIFHATNVGKLFRPDNPLLPNYKYVPIAYHGRASSIVPSGTAIARPKGQRRSSGESVPSFGFSQHLDYELEVGFFIGNGNQLGHPISIDDAEEHIFGLCLVNDWSARDIQAWEYQPLGPFLSKSFATTISPWVVTLEALAPFRCASFQRPQEDPLPLPYLSSAHDTKLGGIDLTVEALVCSEQMRVMGMQPLRLSRASFKSMYWTLAQMLAHHSSNGCNLRSGDLLASGTVSGAEAGTQGCLLEITQRGSKLIQLPTGEVSSYLNDGDEIELRGYCEQEGYARVGFGECRGRILSTS
- a CDS encoding Mo-dependent nitrogenase C-terminal domain-containing protein; amino-acid sequence: MVKLLNLRDLVDQWFDKIEVRDRKIAKLLCQSIPASCPFERDIKLFGRTLFHIPPLCKLNPFYEQLVSLRFKALSYLTNESDKHKALYCY
- a CDS encoding ankyrin repeat domain-containing protein, yielding MKTNLVTSTSLVAAVNDNNLELAKKLIASGADANQTDSYGNSLLIISAANGDSEMVRLLLNSGANIRAVDSSMKGTALHAASYLGYPAVMKVLIEYGIDLNAQGPYNGYSALHDAVVQNNIEGVKLLVDASAQLNTRSKYGDTPLELAMKCRRREIVSILA